A part of Neoarius graeffei isolate fNeoGra1 chromosome 8, fNeoGra1.pri, whole genome shotgun sequence genomic DNA contains:
- the p2ry10 gene encoding putative P2Y purinoceptor 10 translates to MMSFMNGSCGGVSNSTSNHSQWEKSMDKLYTYFYLFIFIPGLLGNSLALWVLCRFISKKTKAIIFMMNLAIADLAHVLSLPLRIYYYINHTWPFGKGMCLLCFYLKYLNMYAGIAFLVCISIQRCAFLMRPFCAREWKRRYDVRISIAVWLVVGLCCSPFILMRSTTSNTQSNQTCFKDLPMRKLNLGTAVLIMSFGELLGFVAPLTIIIFCSYFIIYSLKQSLRPGVSVNDKRRALRLVLVCTGVFLFCFAPYHINFLLYMMVSQCIITQDSLQQVIRQFHPISLCIASLNCCLNPLIYYFLTTEFRQQLSRQGSSILRGRLMSMESTSSYREPLS, encoded by the exons ATGATGTCTTTTATGAATGGCTCATGTGGTGGGGTCAGCAACAGCACATCAAATCATTCTCAGTGGGAAAAAAGCATGGATAAGCTCTACACCTACTTCTACCTGTTCATCTTCATCCCAGGCTTGCTCGGGAACAGCCTTGCTCTCTGGGTGCTGTGTCGCTTTATAAG CAAGAAGACCAAAGCCATTATCTTCATGATGAACCTGGCCATTGCTGACCTGGCCCATGTCCTGTCCCTGCCATTGCGTATCTACTATTACATCAATCACACCTGGCCTTTTGGAAAGGGAATGTGCTTGCTCTGCTTCTACCTGAAATATCTTAACATGTACGCAGGCATTGCCTTCCTGGTCTGCATCAGTATCCAACGTTGTGCCTTCCTCATGCGCCCCTTTTGTGCCAGAGAGTGGAAGCGGCGCTATGATGTTCGCATTAGCATAGCTGTGTGGTTGGTAGTTGGTTTATGCTGCTCTCCTTTCATCTTGATGAGAAGCACCACATCAAACACACAGTCCAATCAAACCTGCTTTAAGGACTTGCCCATGCGAAAGCTGAACCTGGGAACAGCAGTGCTCATAATGTCCTTTGGTGAGCTCCTGGGCTTTGTGGCCCCACTGACCATCATCATCTTTTGCTCTTATTTCATCATTTATTCTTTGAAACAGAGCTTAAGGCCTGGTGTCTCAGTCAATGACAAGAGAAGGGCCTTGCGCCTGGTATTAGTGTGTACCGGTGTGTTCCTCTTCTGTTTTGCTCCGTACCACATCAACTTCCTTCTGTATATGATGGTTTCACAGTGCATCATTACGCAGGATTCTTTGCAGCAGGTGATTAGACAGTTCCATCCAATCTCACTGTGCATAGCCAGCCTCAACTGCTGCCTGAATCCACTCATATACTACTTCCTTACCACAGAGTTCAGGCAGCAGCTCAGTCGCCAGGGAAGCTCTATATTAAGAGGGAGGCTAATGAGTATGGAGAGCACCTCCTCATACAGAGAACCACTTTCCTGA